The Clostridiaceae bacterium HFYG-1003 genome includes a window with the following:
- the mscL gene encoding large conductance mechanosensitive channel protein MscL gives MKNFIKEFKEFALKGNVFDMAVGIILGGAISALVKAVVDFLISPIIGMVFGKPDFSAITLGPIQIGSFINALIAFLILAFVLFLMIRAINRFFRKPAPEAAPPAPSNEEVLLTEIRDLLRERK, from the coding sequence ATGAAAAACTTCATCAAGGAATTCAAAGAATTCGCACTCAAGGGAAACGTCTTTGACATGGCCGTTGGCATCATTCTCGGCGGTGCCATCTCGGCACTGGTGAAAGCAGTCGTGGACTTCCTGATTTCCCCCATCATCGGCATGGTATTCGGCAAGCCGGATTTCTCTGCCATCACGCTGGGTCCCATCCAGATCGGCTCCTTCATCAACGCGCTGATTGCCTTCCTGATCCTGGCATTCGTTCTCTTCCTGATGATCCGGGCAATCAACCGGTTCTTCAGAAAGCCGGCACCTGAAGCAGCACCTCCGGCTCCTTCCAATGAAGAAGTCCTGCTGACTGAAATCAGAGACCTGCTCCGGGAAAGAAAATAA
- a CDS encoding ISLre2 family transposase, with protein sequence MPILTDFNSMFTSLRQGFDSRMASGTLTMDQVVQETHELTDRIAREQIQDYVQVLDERLRNSQLRKKDYSIERRNQTKTIATTAGPVVFGRTYFRNKKTNHHVCLVDRLLGLEPHQRISRELASCLLSSAKDISYQGTVERYASSGITSRTTVMNLVHRLGNIESSEGPLPQKKVVSRIYIEADEDHVAMQDGSNQQMRLIYVHEGQQSVGKRRKALMGVRRFAGFYKGNSDELWYEVFDYLNSAYEVDKIEEISLSGDGASWIKMGAQILPRCKLYLDKFHLEKALRQAATPIDSYKGTKDEYYWYLKDAISMDSLEDINTFFESAAGLPLKKTQEKKLGEMKTYLLSNWESIQNAAKSGYQGCSAEGHVSHVLSSRLSSRPMGWSTVGAENIARMRVFVLNGGDLMGYFAAKEKEKKKEARLLRLEKRIVKNSRVYPVKQGSISYATPHFGWYKS encoded by the coding sequence ATGCCTATCTTAACAGATTTCAACTCAATGTTCACCTCTCTCAGACAAGGTTTTGATTCAAGAATGGCAAGCGGTACCCTCACCATGGATCAGGTGGTCCAGGAGACTCACGAGCTGACGGATCGGATTGCCCGTGAGCAGATCCAGGATTATGTTCAGGTACTCGATGAGCGCCTGAGGAACTCACAGTTACGCAAAAAGGATTACTCCATCGAACGGCGTAATCAAACAAAAACCATCGCTACTACAGCCGGACCTGTGGTCTTTGGCCGGACGTACTTTCGGAATAAAAAGACCAATCACCATGTGTGTCTGGTGGATCGTCTTCTGGGCCTTGAGCCCCATCAGAGAATCAGCCGGGAACTAGCCTCGTGTCTTCTCTCCAGTGCTAAAGATATTTCTTACCAGGGGACGGTGGAGCGCTATGCAAGCAGCGGAATTACCAGCCGCACTACGGTAATGAATCTGGTCCATCGACTGGGGAACATTGAGTCTTCTGAGGGACCCCTGCCTCAGAAAAAAGTGGTATCTCGGATCTATATTGAGGCCGATGAGGATCATGTAGCTATGCAGGACGGTTCCAATCAGCAGATGCGGCTGATCTACGTCCATGAGGGGCAGCAGAGTGTCGGGAAGAGACGCAAGGCCTTAATGGGTGTACGTCGATTTGCAGGCTTCTACAAGGGCAACTCGGATGAACTGTGGTACGAAGTGTTCGATTACCTGAACTCGGCTTATGAAGTGGATAAGATCGAGGAAATCTCCTTATCAGGGGATGGGGCGTCCTGGATCAAGATGGGTGCCCAGATTCTGCCTCGATGCAAGCTCTATCTGGATAAGTTCCACCTGGAAAAGGCCCTGCGCCAGGCGGCAACGCCGATTGATTCCTACAAAGGGACAAAGGATGAATATTACTGGTACCTCAAAGACGCCATCAGCATGGACTCCCTTGAGGACATCAACACATTCTTCGAATCAGCGGCGGGATTGCCGCTTAAAAAGACCCAGGAAAAGAAGTTAGGCGAGATGAAAACCTATCTTTTGTCCAACTGGGAATCGATCCAGAACGCGGCCAAGTCGGGCTATCAGGGCTGCAGTGCGGAAGGGCATGTCAGTCATGTGCTTTCCTCACGGTTATCATCACGCCCGATGGGGTGGAGCACAGTAGGTGCTGAGAATATAGCGCGCATGCGAGTTTTCGTCCTCAATGGCGGGGATCTCATGGGCTACTTCGCTGCCAAAGAGAAAGAAAAGAAGAAGGAAGCCCGACTTTTGAGGCTGGAAAAACGGATCGTGAAGAATAGCCGGGTCTACCCGGTAAAACAAGGTTCAATCAGCTATGCAACGCCTCATTTTGGGTGGTATAAATCGTAA
- a CDS encoding AbrB family transcriptional regulator, producing the protein MTDLLLTFLLGLVGGLLFLKWKVPAGAMVGAMLFVAVFSILTGRAEMPADVRVLTQLVAGAYIGSSIQYKDVLALRRILLPALLMISLMISLDIAMGFLLYRLTSLDLATALMACAPGGLMDISLISADVGANSSSVAVLQLLRLVTVLAFFPLLMKKVSERIQTPGQTAAAPVEEPLVISVSERAVIRNQWYLSRQKRKNLAITLLIAGLSGSLGKYLGIPAGALTLSMVCVALLNVLTGRGYLPAALRRFTQMLAGILIGASMDASDLALLKGVMVPALVLIVGIIVINLTVGLLLNRLSDLDLMTSLLASVPGGVSDMALIARDLGGDQSKVAILQLFRYLFVVALYPVLIRQLLTWFV; encoded by the coding sequence GTGACGGATCTGCTCCTGACCTTCCTCCTGGGACTGGTCGGGGGCCTGCTTTTCCTGAAATGGAAAGTGCCTGCCGGCGCCATGGTCGGCGCCATGCTGTTCGTCGCGGTATTTTCCATCCTGACGGGTCGGGCTGAGATGCCGGCAGATGTCCGGGTTCTGACCCAGCTGGTGGCCGGAGCCTACATCGGCTCCTCCATCCAGTACAAGGATGTCCTGGCGCTGCGCCGGATCCTTCTGCCTGCCCTGTTAATGATCAGTCTGATGATCAGCCTGGACATCGCCATGGGATTTTTGCTGTACCGCCTGACCAGTCTGGACCTGGCCACGGCTTTGATGGCCTGCGCGCCGGGCGGCCTCATGGATATCTCTCTGATCAGTGCGGATGTGGGCGCGAATTCTTCCAGTGTAGCCGTCTTGCAGCTGCTTCGGCTGGTCACTGTCCTGGCCTTCTTTCCGCTGCTGATGAAGAAAGTGAGCGAACGGATTCAGACGCCGGGACAGACCGCGGCTGCTCCGGTGGAGGAGCCGCTGGTCATTTCCGTCAGTGAGCGCGCCGTCATCCGGAATCAGTGGTATCTGTCCCGGCAAAAACGGAAAAATCTGGCGATCACCCTGCTGATTGCCGGTCTGTCCGGCAGTCTGGGCAAATACCTGGGCATCCCGGCGGGGGCCCTGACGCTGTCCATGGTCTGCGTTGCGCTGCTTAACGTCCTCACCGGACGGGGCTACCTGCCCGCTGCGCTGCGCCGGTTCACCCAGATGCTGGCGGGTATCCTCATCGGTGCCTCCATGGACGCCTCGGACCTGGCCCTGCTGAAAGGGGTCATGGTACCGGCCCTGGTTCTCATCGTTGGAATTATTGTCATCAACCTGACCGTGGGCCTTCTCCTGAACCGGCTGTCAGACCTGGACCTGATGACCTCGCTGCTGGCCAGTGTCCCCGGCGGAGTGTCTGACATGGCCCTGATTGCCCGTGATCTGGGCGGCGATCAGAGCAAGGTGGCCATCCTGCAGCTCTTCCGCTATCTGTTTGTGGTGGCGCTGTATCCGGTGCTGATCCGCCAGCTCCTGACCTGGTTTGTCTGA
- a CDS encoding fumarylacetoacetate hydrolase family protein — MKLRSFRCRGKDAIGAEIDADLRLIEGFEDMNRLIEAMADQTPAERVPFLQTRLGEPVDPSEIETRAPIVHPVKDVICVGLNYQAHVNESQSMGVHENKEDIHTTYFGKRCDWIRGDGEPVAIHSKVDPEMDYETELVVVIGRGGRAIPRETALSHVFGYSIGNDFSSRRLQRNHKQWFLGKGLDGYTAMGPCILLNESEEHRDFELEGRVNGEIRQSSTTELMIKSIEDIIYEISQGITLVPGDLIFTGTPAGVGAGFQPPRYLTAGDVVQLEVEGIGRLTNPIIEA, encoded by the coding sequence ATGAAGTTAAGAAGTTTTCGCTGCCGGGGGAAGGACGCCATTGGGGCAGAAATCGACGCCGACCTTCGTCTGATCGAGGGGTTTGAGGACATGAACCGGCTGATTGAGGCCATGGCGGATCAGACGCCGGCGGAGCGGGTTCCGTTTCTTCAGACGCGTCTGGGCGAACCGGTTGACCCGTCTGAGATTGAAACCCGGGCACCCATCGTGCATCCGGTGAAGGACGTCATCTGCGTCGGGCTCAATTATCAGGCCCATGTCAACGAATCCCAGTCCATGGGCGTCCATGAGAACAAGGAGGACATCCATACCACTTATTTCGGCAAGCGCTGTGACTGGATCCGCGGGGACGGAGAGCCCGTGGCGATCCACTCGAAGGTGGATCCGGAAATGGATTATGAGACGGAACTGGTCGTCGTGATTGGCAGGGGCGGCCGGGCGATCCCGCGGGAAACGGCTCTGTCCCATGTCTTTGGCTACAGCATCGGCAATGATTTTTCTTCCCGGCGGCTGCAGCGCAATCACAAGCAGTGGTTTTTAGGCAAGGGCCTGGATGGCTACACGGCTATGGGACCGTGCATTCTGCTCAATGAGTCGGAAGAACACCGGGACTTTGAGCTGGAGGGCAGAGTGAACGGGGAAATCAGGCAGTCCTCAACGACTGAGCTGATGATCAAGTCCATCGAGGATATTATTTATGAAATCTCGCAGGGCATTACGCTGGTGCCCGGGGATCTGATCTTTACCGGCACGCCGGCCGGCGTGGGAGCCGGATTTCAGCCGCCCCGCTATCTGACGGCCGGAGATGTGGTGCAGCTTGAAGTGGAAGGGATCGGCCGCTTAACCAATCCGATCATCGAGGCGTGA
- a CDS encoding LacI family transcriptional regulator — MAASIKDVAREAGVSIATVSRVINKVDVVNEETKKKVNDAIKKLGYSPNIVAQSLKTQRSRSIGILVPDISSQVYPEIVRGAEDVANMYDYSIILCNSDFDIDKEKKYIKVMKEKMVDGLLYMSSSLDPEILQYIQDLNMKTVLVETTEDEKILPSVTIDNRQAAKEAVQLLIDRGHKKIAYIGIKKDRKNAWARRYYGYADALNEANLPLEEDLTYYGDLKAQTGYKGINSILEKTEVDAVFCGSDEIAMGVINGLRDKGISVPEQVSVMGFNDIYEASIFYPKITTVAQPLYDMGSVSMRILVKILRNEPSEQDHFVLPFQIIERDSVK, encoded by the coding sequence ATGGCTGCTTCAATCAAAGATGTTGCGCGGGAAGCCGGTGTTTCCATTGCGACTGTTTCCAGAGTCATCAACAAAGTCGACGTCGTCAATGAAGAGACGAAGAAAAAAGTGAATGACGCCATCAAGAAACTGGGTTACAGCCCGAACATCGTGGCGCAGAGTCTCAAGACGCAGCGGTCACGCTCTATCGGGATTCTGGTCCCGGATATTTCCTCTCAGGTTTACCCCGAAATCGTGCGGGGCGCGGAAGATGTCGCCAATATGTATGACTACAGCATCATCCTGTGCAACTCGGATTTTGATATCGACAAGGAAAAGAAATACATCAAGGTAATGAAAGAAAAAATGGTCGACGGCCTGCTCTATATGAGCTCATCCCTTGACCCGGAAATCCTGCAGTACATCCAGGACCTCAACATGAAGACGGTTCTGGTGGAAACCACCGAGGATGAAAAAATCCTGCCGTCTGTCACCATCGACAACCGGCAGGCAGCCAAGGAAGCCGTTCAGCTTCTGATCGACAGAGGCCACAAGAAAATTGCCTACATCGGCATTAAGAAAGACCGCAAGAATGCCTGGGCCAGACGCTATTACGGTTATGCCGACGCCCTGAACGAAGCCAATCTGCCGCTGGAGGAAGACCTGACCTACTATGGCGACCTCAAGGCTCAGACCGGCTACAAGGGGATCAACAGCATCCTGGAAAAGACCGAAGTCGATGCCGTATTCTGCGGCTCCGATGAAATCGCCATGGGCGTCATCAACGGCCTGCGCGACAAGGGTATCAGCGTTCCCGAGCAGGTCAGCGTCATGGGCTTCAACGACATCTATGAAGCGTCGATCTTTTATCCCAAAATCACCACCGTGGCTCAGCCACTGTATGACATGGGATCGGTATCCATGCGCATCCTGGTCAAGATCCTGAGAAACGAGCCCAGCGAACAGGACCATTTCGTGCTGCCCTTCCAGATCATCGAGCGGGACAGCGTCAAGTAA
- a CDS encoding flavocytochrome c yields the protein MLFRKKSLASLMAAIIFSLTACSTAPTGTTTAQSGNATSGTTQAATQAATQAATQAATQAVRVISPMKPGEYIVESKGLNPMKVKVVLTEKAIESVEIVENTETPTVAEAALRDLPKAIVEAQSVKVDMVSGATYTSTGILTAVRSAIEQAGGKIAEFEVAPSNGETQADARPALGSKELPATWDETFDVIVIGGGFAGLSAAYTAATDGAKVTLVEKMPMLGGNSQINGGVYASYTSKIADDLYKKLNLTPDTAEKHIEDTIKGGDFMGDLKLVKNLVYGSPEFLNLMLDNGLKVRDSITRPGGHYGYRTYTTENGVGADIVKVQKELLAKTDCKVYLETAMTQIYRETTGDQRVIGIRVKDKDGKTRNIKAEKGVILTTGGFSGNVEMRQKHVPALTVDLPTTNHVGATGEGLTMAQEIGANTIQMSYIQLYPFANPNNGVLDATAVIPFSGPSSGIVYVDVNGKRYVNEGERRDVCSRAAQNSGGFPTFSIFGQEIVDKGGFIAPAQLEAGIKAERIFKADTLEDLVAQINAHQYKDQTIAMTAETLKETLKVHNGYVDQGKDPDFGKVIDKGVMLKIESGPYYAIPQWPSVHHTMGGLAITEKTEVLDIWNKVIPGLYAAGEVTGGVHGTNRLGSNAIPDAAVHGWIAGEVAVKGTVPAFVPKQ from the coding sequence TTGTTATTCAGAAAAAAATCACTGGCCTCCCTAATGGCTGCGATCATCTTCAGCCTCACTGCCTGTTCCACTGCGCCAACCGGCACGACCACAGCTCAGTCCGGCAACGCGACTTCGGGAACTACCCAGGCTGCGACCCAGGCCGCGACTCAGGCTGCGACTCAGGCTGCGACGCAGGCGGTGCGGGTCATCAGTCCGATGAAGCCCGGCGAATACATCGTCGAGAGCAAGGGATTGAATCCCATGAAGGTCAAAGTCGTACTGACTGAGAAAGCGATCGAATCCGTAGAAATTGTGGAAAATACCGAAACCCCGACGGTGGCTGAAGCCGCGCTGCGCGATCTGCCCAAGGCCATCGTGGAGGCACAGAGCGTGAAAGTTGACATGGTTTCCGGCGCTACCTATACCAGCACGGGAATTCTTACCGCTGTTCGCAGTGCCATTGAGCAGGCCGGCGGAAAAATTGCCGAGTTTGAAGTCGCTCCATCTAACGGAGAGACTCAGGCCGATGCCCGTCCCGCGCTGGGATCGAAGGAACTGCCCGCCACCTGGGATGAAACCTTTGATGTCATCGTTATCGGCGGCGGCTTTGCCGGACTGTCGGCAGCCTATACCGCAGCCACGGACGGCGCGAAAGTCACTTTAGTTGAAAAGATGCCGATGCTGGGCGGAAACTCACAGATCAACGGCGGCGTGTATGCTTCCTACACCTCCAAAATCGCGGATGATCTGTACAAGAAGCTGAATCTGACGCCGGATACGGCAGAAAAGCATATTGAAGACACCATCAAGGGCGGGGACTTTATGGGCGATCTCAAGCTCGTTAAAAACCTGGTGTATGGTTCACCGGAGTTCCTCAACCTGATGCTCGACAACGGCCTGAAGGTCCGGGATTCCATTACCCGCCCGGGCGGCCATTACGGCTATCGTACCTACACAACGGAAAACGGCGTGGGCGCAGACATCGTGAAAGTCCAGAAGGAACTTCTGGCCAAGACCGACTGCAAGGTTTACCTTGAAACCGCCATGACCCAGATCTACCGTGAAACCACCGGAGATCAGCGAGTCATCGGCATCCGGGTCAAGGACAAGGATGGCAAGACCCGGAATATCAAGGCGGAGAAAGGCGTGATCCTGACGACCGGAGGATTCTCCGGAAATGTCGAGATGCGTCAGAAGCATGTTCCGGCGCTGACGGTGGACCTGCCGACGACCAATCATGTCGGAGCCACCGGCGAGGGTCTTACCATGGCGCAGGAAATCGGCGCCAATACCATCCAGATGTCTTACATCCAGCTCTATCCGTTTGCCAATCCAAACAATGGAGTGCTTGACGCCACCGCCGTCATCCCATTCTCCGGTCCGTCTTCAGGTATTGTCTATGTGGATGTGAACGGAAAGCGCTACGTCAACGAAGGGGAACGCCGCGATGTATGCTCCAGAGCGGCACAGAACAGCGGAGGCTTCCCGACCTTCTCCATCTTCGGACAGGAGATCGTCGACAAGGGAGGGTTTATCGCTCCGGCACAGCTCGAAGCCGGAATCAAGGCAGAACGGATTTTCAAGGCGGACACCCTGGAAGATCTGGTCGCACAGATCAACGCTCACCAGTACAAGGATCAGACCATTGCCATGACAGCCGAAACCCTGAAAGAAACGCTGAAGGTTCACAACGGCTATGTAGATCAGGGCAAGGATCCTGACTTTGGCAAGGTCATCGACAAGGGCGTCATGCTCAAGATCGAATCCGGTCCATACTATGCCATCCCCCAGTGGCCTTCCGTTCACCATACCATGGGCGGCCTGGCCATCACGGAGAAAACCGAAGTGCTGGATATCTGGAATAAAGTCATTCCGGGTCTCTACGCAGCCGGAGAAGTAACCGGCGGCGTCCATGGCACCAACCGTCTGGGCTCCAATGCCATTCCGGACGCGGCGGTTCATGGCTGGATTGCCGGCGAGGTTGCCGTCAAAGGCACCGTGCCCGCATTCGTTCCCAAACAGTAG